The proteins below are encoded in one region of Legionella antarctica:
- the tnpA gene encoding IS66 family insertion sequence element accessory protein TnpA codes for MSSANKSTSGPGFWQNHSKFWLESGLTQQAYCEQEGISFRSFIYQHNRLSNRKKQTSPHFVEAIPATASRNNQATGIQ; via the coding sequence ATGAGCAGCGCAAATAAATCAACGAGCGGGCCTGGTTTTTGGCAAAATCATTCAAAATTCTGGCTGGAAAGCGGATTAACGCAACAGGCCTATTGTGAGCAGGAAGGGATAAGTTTTCGTAGTTTTATTTATCAACACAACCGACTTTCCAATAGGAAGAAGCAGACATCACCTCATTTTGTAGAAGCCATCCCTGCAACGGCAAGCAGGAATAATCAGGCAACCGGCATCCAATGA
- a CDS encoding tyrosine-type recombinase/integrase — MKIKLLPLFDNLTHLHRNHENVVIPETRFQNDFNYTLNFLKSYTGSQGTFNSYRREAERLLQWSWLIMNKTIDELKREDIEQYIHFCQSPPKSWISLKKVPRFIEKDGKRIPNEEWTPFVASVTKSARKNGQTASIELFGLSQGATQEIFAILSTLFNFLIAEEYLTSNPVALIRQKSKFIRKRQQNTPVRRLSMVQWNAVLQAAESLATESPEKHERTRFMLSLLFGMYLRISELAASDRWIPSMNDFAKDSNGHWWFTTVGKGNKERQVAVSDDMLHCLMRWRIFLGLTPLPSPADNSPLLPKLRGNGPLSDTAPIRRIIQRCFDLAAEQLRCSGVTDEADNLSAATVHWLRHTGISEDVKIRPREHVRDDAGHSSSATTDRYIDIENKARYQSAQKKTIEPAE; from the coding sequence ATGAAAATCAAATTATTGCCGTTATTTGACAATCTGACCCATTTACACAGAAATCATGAAAATGTAGTAATTCCTGAAACACGCTTTCAAAATGACTTTAATTACACTTTAAATTTTCTTAAAAGCTACACTGGAAGCCAGGGAACATTTAACAGTTACAGACGAGAAGCTGAGCGGTTATTGCAGTGGTCCTGGTTAATCATGAATAAAACTATAGATGAATTAAAGCGGGAAGATATAGAACAATACATTCATTTTTGTCAAAGCCCCCCTAAGTCATGGATAAGTTTAAAAAAAGTTCCTCGTTTTATTGAAAAAGATGGCAAACGCATACCTAATGAAGAATGGACTCCATTTGTCGCCTCCGTGACTAAGTCTGCAAGAAAAAATGGACAGACTGCCAGTATCGAGCTATTTGGCTTATCTCAAGGAGCTACTCAGGAAATTTTTGCCATTTTGAGCACCTTGTTCAATTTTTTAATTGCTGAAGAGTATCTGACATCAAATCCCGTGGCATTAATTCGCCAAAAGAGTAAATTTATCCGTAAACGACAACAGAATACTCCTGTTCGTCGCTTAAGCATGGTGCAGTGGAATGCGGTATTACAGGCGGCTGAATCTCTGGCAACTGAATCACCCGAAAAACATGAAAGAACTCGTTTTATGTTGAGTCTTTTATTTGGTATGTATTTACGCATTTCCGAGCTTGCTGCAAGCGATAGATGGATACCCAGTATGAATGATTTTGCTAAAGACAGTAATGGACACTGGTGGTTTACTACCGTAGGTAAAGGAAATAAAGAACGACAGGTTGCTGTAAGTGATGACATGTTACATTGTTTGATGCGCTGGCGGATTTTTCTGGGATTAACTCCCTTACCCTCTCCAGCAGATAACTCACCGCTACTGCCTAAATTACGTGGTAATGGACCGTTGAGCGATACGGCTCCTATTCGACGTATTATCCAGCGATGCTTTGACTTGGCCGCAGAACAACTTAGATGTAGTGGGGTCACTGATGAGGCTGATAACTTATCTGCGGCAACTGTTCACTGGCTCAGGCATACGGGTATCTCCGAAGATGTTAAAATCCGACCGCGTGAACATGTTAGAGATGATGCGGGACATAGTTCCAGTGCCACAACAGATCGTTATATAGATATCGAAAATAAGGCTCGATATCAATCGGCACAAAAAAAAACTATAGAGCCAGCTGAATAA
- a CDS encoding Fic family protein, with protein MLNQFIYLFLTDLCRVPFQHDYKSYAKEEPGYGASMLQAYLTAFKTKKDGKITEGLIKSIHKAAMNFNPSSNPGEYKNDWGKFEIAPSTKHNLKNEEFGVPTYSVTDAGMEEFIKYWMKENHNPIHALCFEVMDNIENAPCYVFENNPKGLKYLQIMASKNSTISHVVSTEAGLELIHQLLLKLEYQCEVNCMIHEPQEKLQTLIAIRMQELITSYDKEIKLAKSDDEKLIAIVHFVQRMEQLHPFADGNIRTANILLNKLLRDHGFSLTVMMNPNSLDGFSTTELVDMVKQGQTHYQQITQHQNGNLTLLTPAAINIKLRSITCSPQELHDIEDQSLISSFIDCVIKDNPESLVTNRYCFLADKTTSKVSLILEQLSLIINVNDKKNEPFISAIKAEKFNLALRKACSEFKEEIIQIFLNDHSVLSLDFTEKSSNGKTPFDWIDVNKALSPNEKKLIKSTMLSLMSKEKLTLSSSAANSPLDSKQEDGIEKKSFSPPPL; from the coding sequence ATGTTAAATCAATTCATCTATCTTTTTCTAACAGATCTTTGCAGAGTGCCATTTCAACATGACTATAAAAGTTATGCTAAAGAAGAGCCTGGATATGGGGCTTCTATGTTGCAAGCTTACCTTACCGCATTTAAAACCAAGAAAGATGGAAAAATAACTGAAGGCTTAATCAAAAGCATCCATAAAGCAGCCATGAATTTTAATCCCAGTTCAAATCCAGGTGAGTATAAAAATGATTGGGGGAAATTTGAAATTGCTCCTTCTACAAAACATAATTTAAAAAACGAAGAGTTTGGGGTTCCAACATATAGTGTAACTGACGCTGGAATGGAAGAATTTATAAAATATTGGATGAAAGAAAATCACAATCCAATTCATGCCCTATGTTTTGAGGTAATGGATAATATAGAAAACGCTCCTTGTTACGTGTTTGAAAATAACCCTAAAGGTTTGAAATATCTTCAGATAATGGCCAGTAAAAATTCAACTATTTCTCATGTGGTTAGTACGGAAGCCGGCCTTGAGTTGATTCATCAATTATTACTTAAATTAGAGTATCAATGCGAAGTAAACTGTATGATCCATGAACCCCAAGAAAAACTACAGACTTTAATAGCCATTAGAATGCAAGAGCTTATTACCAGTTATGATAAAGAAATAAAACTAGCCAAGTCTGATGATGAAAAATTAATAGCAATCGTTCACTTTGTGCAGCGTATGGAGCAATTACATCCTTTTGCAGATGGTAATATCAGAACAGCTAATATACTGCTTAATAAATTGCTTCGCGATCATGGTTTTTCTTTGACTGTAATGATGAATCCTAACAGCCTTGATGGTTTTTCAACGACTGAATTAGTTGATATGGTTAAACAAGGGCAGACTCACTATCAACAAATTACCCAGCATCAAAATGGGAATTTAACACTTTTAACACCAGCAGCAATTAATATAAAACTCAGATCAATTACCTGTAGCCCTCAGGAGCTTCACGATATTGAAGATCAATCATTAATTTCCTCGTTTATCGATTGCGTGATAAAAGACAATCCTGAAAGTTTAGTTACTAATCGATATTGTTTCTTAGCTGATAAAACAACATCTAAAGTTTCTCTAATACTCGAACAATTATCTTTAATAATAAACGTAAATGATAAAAAAAATGAACCATTTATTTCAGCAATAAAGGCTGAAAAATTCAATTTAGCTCTTCGTAAAGCTTGTTCCGAGTTTAAGGAAGAAATCATTCAAATCTTCTTAAATGATCACTCCGTCTTATCCTTGGACTTTACTGAAAAATCATCTAATGGAAAGACCCCTTTTGATTGGATTGATGTAAATAAGGCTCTTAGCCCTAATGAAAAAAAGTTAATTAAAAGTACTATGTTATCATTAATGTCAAAAGAAAAATTGACACTGTCTTCCTCTGCAGCTAATTCTCCCTTAGATAGTAAACAAGAAGATGGCATAGAAAAAAAGAGCTTCAGCCCACCACCTCTCTAG